Sequence from the Ferroacidibacillus organovorans genome:
GCCTTGGGCCAGCAAATCGGTGTGGCGGTATGGGCTCCCGGGGCGGAAGTGGCGCCTGCGGAAATTGTTCGAACGGCACTGGATGAGGCGCGGCGCGGCGGATACGATTATGTGCTTATCGACACGGCAGGCCGCCTTCACATTGACGAGTTACTCATGAATGAGCTGGATCAGCTTCGGCAACTCAGCGAACCTGAAGAAATTCTCCTGGTTGTCGACGCGATGACGGGTCAAGATGCAGTGACAGTTGCCCAGTCGTTTCATGAGGCGTTGGGGATTACGGGCGTCGTCTTGACGAAATTAGATGGCGACACGCGGGGCGGTGCAGCACTCTCTGTTCGCCATGTGACGGGATGTCCCATTAAATTTGTTGGTACGGGTGAGCGACCGGACGCTTTGGAACCCTTTTATCCTGATCGAATGGCATCGCGCATTCTCGGAATGGGGGATGTGTTGACGCTTATTGAAAAGGCACAGGCTCACTTTGATGAGGATCAGGCTAAGGTATTAGAGCAAAAAATGCGAAACAACGATTTTACGCTTGAAGATTTTTTGACTCAGCTGCAACAAGTTAAAAAAATGGGGCCGTTGGATCAATTGATGGGGATGATTCCGGGCCTTGGTGGCGCATTAAAAAATCTGCCACAGGGTGGAATGGATGAAAAACCGCTCAAGAGAATTGAGGCAATTATTCTCTCCATGTCTCCTGAAGAAAGGGCGAAACCTGAACTTGTTGAAAAGAGTTCGAGTCGCCGCGTGAGGATTGCCAAAGGCA
This genomic interval carries:
- the ffh gene encoding signal recognition particle protein, yielding MFESLSGRLQSAFSKLRGKGRLSESDVNDAMREIRRALLEADVNHVVAKKFVDAVKERAIGQDILQSLTAGQQVVSIVNDELTRLLGETQAKLERSAKPPTVVMMVGLQGAGKTTATAKLGRFLATSEHRRPLLVAADIYRPAAIDQLVALGQQIGVAVWAPGAEVAPAEIVRTALDEARRGGYDYVLIDTAGRLHIDELLMNELDQLRQLSEPEEILLVVDAMTGQDAVTVAQSFHEALGITGVVLTKLDGDTRGGAALSVRHVTGCPIKFVGTGERPDALEPFYPDRMASRILGMGDVLTLIEKAQAHFDEDQAKVLEQKMRNNDFTLEDFLTQLQQVKKMGPLDQLMGMIPGLGGALKNLPQGGMDEKPLKRIEAIILSMSPEERAKPELVEKSSSRRVRIAKGSGTQVKDVNQLLRQFGEMRKMMKQFSAMGKGGKRSMANLKNRFGAPRMPFGGGRGKRSR